The genomic segment TGTATCGTGCACGACTTCTTTTTTGAATTGGGGTTCATCCCATTGACTGCCAAATGATTGATGAACAGCTGATGTACCGATGACTTCTGTAAAGTTTGAACGATGGACTCGGATGAATTCCCATAAAGCTTGTTCGGCTGACACATTAAGTGCAATCTGATCCAACACTTCAAAAGTCAAGTCGTTCATCACGTAACGGATAAAGCCTTGAGGCTGTCCATTCTTGTCGATACTTAAGGCAAATAAAGCATCCGGCTGTCTCATTTCAAGACGTTTCCACCATTCTTCATTGCGAATCATCAGCCCATTCGTTTTAAGGGCATACGTTTGGTACACTTCTTTTACACGAGCTAGTTGTTCACGATTCTCCTTATAATTGAAGCGTTCAATGTTCCCCATATCGCCTTTTTTCATTGAAAATAGATGAGAGGGAAACTTGTACTGTACTTTATCAAAAAAAAGATCCCAGCCAAAATGACGGTAAAAAGAAACGGAAAAAGGTCCTAAAACGGATACCAATTGTCCTTGAGCACGCATCTCTTCTAATACTCGCATCAATAATTGTTTCATCACACCCTCATTACGGTACTCAGGATAAGTAGCCACAAATGAAATGCCGCCCATTGGGAACAGCTGTCCATGGATAGCTATTTCTAGTGGAAACGCCATGACTTGCCCGGCTAATGATTCTCCATTAAATGCTCCAATAGAGTTGCTGACTTTAGCCCAGTGAAGAAAGTCTTCCAACGTTTGTCCAGTATAGTGATTGCGAAAACAGTAATCTCTGATAGCGACCATTTGATGGATTTCATCTTCTCGTATCTTACGGTAGTCTAGCATTTCTGTTCACCTTCTTTAATTATTGATAAACGAAAATCCAATAAGCTTATTTCGTTTTCTTTTTTGGAAATTGACTAGCACGAATGACACCTTTTACTTGGTTCTTTTCAATCATAATACGACCTGTTTCAAAAAACATGATCGCGCAAAGTCCTGATAACAAATACAATCCGTAATTTACTGCTGTTGGCAAATTTTGAAAGAGAATCGTTGGAATCAAAACGACTAAGAAAGCCGAAAACCCAAAGATCCATCGATTAATATAGATGTTTTTTTTCTGTAAGAAACCGACCAACTTAACACCTGCTAATACAAAAATGATTAGAAAAATAATGAGTGCAATTCTCACTTATGGTTCCTCCTTTTATTAAACTAAGAAAGGGCTGAGACAAAAGTCCCAACCACATTTCTAATAGTTTATCCTTATTCTATAGCGTATTAACCCGCTACTGTATCTGTTTGCAGATTATTTTTTTCTGCCATTTCCGAATGTTCTTCTTCTACCATTTTCTTATCGTAAACTTTAACGAATGGATAGTAAATCAAAGCAGCAATCGTCATATTGATCATAACTAAAGCTGCAGCTTTCCAGTCATTTCCAGCTGATAAAAATGCACCAATTGGAGCTGGCAAAGTCCACGGAGCATTTACTGAGAAACCGTTAATGACCCCGAATTTCACTGCAAAATAACTGATCGTAGTTGTCACTGATGGAGCAACTACGAATGGAATCGCTAAGATCGGATTCATTACGATCGGTGTTCCAAAAATCAATGGTTCATTGATATTAAAGATAGACGGAATAATTGAAAAACGTCCAACTTGTTTTAAATAAGCTGATTTGGTAAACAACAATAAAATACATAACGATAGTGTTGCACCAGATCCACCGATCCATACTAACCATTGGTAGAATTGTTCAGGTGCGATATACGGCAATTCATTACCAGGTGTTCCACTAACCAACGCTTGACCATTTGCTTCAAGCATAACTAGCCACATTGGACGCACGATTGAACCAATAACACTGACACCGTGCACTCCAGCTGCCCATAACATGGTGATCAAGACTACTGGCAGCAAAACACCTAATAAATTATTTCCTAAAATATTGTTTAATGGTGTAAAGATATTAATCAGAATTTGGTTGATGTCAAATCCAAGCAAGACGCGGATAATCCAAACAAAGACAATCACAAATGTACCTGGGATCAATGCTTCAAAACTTCTGGCAACTGATTCTGGTACTTGTTCTGGCATTTTAAGCATTAAGTTTTTTTGCTTAAATAAACGTAGCACTTCAACTGCAAAAACCATGGCTAAAATAGCTGAAAACATTCCTGATCCACCAAGATTTCCCATTGGCAGAACCCAACCAATTGCTTCGCCTTCAGGAAGGGAGGCATCAACGTTCACTGGAACCGTTAACATTAAAAAGGTTGCTAACGAAAGAACCCCACCGGAAACTCCATCTAACTTATAAGATTTTGATAAACTATACCCCATACCATAAGCTGCATATAATGACATTAGACCAGTTGTGATACGGAACGGAATCGCAATTTGTGCTGCATACGGTGCAATTGCTTCAGCCCAAGACGCGATTGGTGGATTTCCAATAACTAAGAAGAAACACCCAATAATAATTAAAGATAATGTCGAGATAACCCCATCACGGATGGCTTTTAAATGTTTTTGTTCCGATAACTTAGCTAAAGGCGGCATGAATTTTGTTTCAAGCCAATTCAGAAAATTCGTCATATTTACTCTCCTTTTACAATCTATAATAATAAACAAATGCATGAATCAAGTAAAAAATTAACGGTACTTTTTAATCAACTCTAATGTTTTTGGCGCTCCAATTGGTGTATAGCCCATTGGTTCAACTTTATCAATTGGGACACCGTTTTCATTTGCGTATTTTTCAAATGTTGCATATTGGTGTTTTACTTGAGGTGCTACCAATAACAATTTGTAGTCGCCATCTTTTAATTCATCTTCCACTGCTCCAGACCCTACTGCGATCATATCCAAATCAAAATCCTGTTTTGCAGCTTCCGCTTTAATTGCTTTAACCACGATTGCACTTGACATTCCACCAGAACAAACCATGATAACTTTCATCTTTTTTCCTCCTATTATCGAATTGAATTGAATTTTTGTTAAGGGTACTTTAGTATTTATCTATCTAGCTTCAAATTTATTTCATCATATTCTTTTATTGCTACCCTCCTTATCAAAGCCTCTATACTAAATATGTATCCCCTTTCAATAGAGTATAGCTTAACCGGAATTTTATTTCAATATAAATAACGATAAATTGAAATAAAAAAACCAAAATAACCAATTTACTTTACAATTATTAAAAAATAGAAGATATACCTTGATAAATTAAGTCCACATACAGATTCACTATCTAGTTATAGTTTATGAACCCTTGAATTGTCCTCTTATTTTTTGCGTACTTTAAATAAAGAGGAGGCGAACTTTATGATAGTAATCAAAAAGCGGAACAAATCGAACTATTTGCGTGCCATAGAAGCTTTGGACAAAAGGATGGTATTGCCTGATGAAGAAACATTTCATTTGATGAATATGCAATTGATCATACTACACATAACAGATGCTAGAAATAAATGAACGCTTAAACTAAAAAAGCAGCCATAAAAATGGCTGTCTCTTTGGGTTACTCTTTTATTCTTAATGAAGTTCCTTCACCGGCATATTCAATCGTTCTTTCAACAATTCAAACCACAGGTTATAGCCAACTCCATTGGGATGGACATTATCGTCCAACATTTCTTCAATTGAAAGATTTTGGACTTCCATTTTATTTTGCATCAAATGATAGGTATCAATAAATGGCCATTGTTGTGCTTTGACGTATTCAGCGATCTCATTATTGTATTGATCATAAGTTACTTTACCATCTTCCAAGAATACATCATTGTAAATAGTAGGATTTGCTGTTTGCAGTATAACTAAAGTATCGGGCAGCTCCTCACTGAAACGATCCATGATCCATTGAATATCTAGTTTTGTTTGATTGATATCATTCTGCGGATAGCGATTATTATTGATCAAACACAATTCAAAAATAATGATATCCGGATTATCTTTAATAACTGCCTCAATTTTTTCCCTTGAAATCAGATCAGCAGTACTATATCCGCTATACCCATGATTGATTACTTTAGCAATAATTCCATCCATCTCATTTAGACCAGCTTCCAGTAAATCACCCCACACAGGTTGATCTTCAGTAGCACCTTTCCCAAACGTTACACTGCTGCCTAGAACAGCGATTGTTACCTCGTCATCGCGTTCAGTCACAAACATCGCACGGTCTAACAAGCTTTCATTCCGATATGTATCTGATAATTTATAATTTTCATTCTTCTGAGCTAAAGTATGATTTTCTTTGGTAATATTAAAAAAGATAATAAAAATAGCCATTAACAAAATCACTATTCCAAATGTTGAATTCTTTTGATGTAGTTTCTTTTTTTGTTTCATAATCGAATCCTCCACCTTATTAATGAATGCAGTATACCATGATTTACTATCTTAAAATAAGGCAAATTTCCGACTCTTTAGATAGTTGTTTTTTTTAAACAATAGCCTACAACCCTAACTTATTTGCTTTTAAATGAAATTTCAGTTTGCTCATAGCACTGCATTTCCCTAAACGTACCAAAAAAACGCTCATTACATCAAATGCAATAACCGCTTTTTTTGGCTACTGAACTATTATTCTTAAATCTATAATTTCCCCACTAAAATAACCCTAAAAATTTAGCTTTTTTTATTGGTTGAGGTGTTGCAGTATAAATGGGTTCCCCGTTGATCAAGTCTTTAGTGACTTGATGGTATTCGGAAGCTTTTTCAGGACCGAACTCTTTTTCTAATTTTTGATAAGCCTCTTTCATATGAAAAGAACGTGAACCGACATTGTGTGCATCCGAAGCAATATAATGCACTAAATTTGCTTCAATCAATTGCTTACTGATTTTTTGGATCTCTTTGCCGAATCCTCCAGTGTAACTAGCAGCTGTTAGTTGCGCCAAAGCTCCTTTTTCAACAAACGATAACAATTTATTAGGATCTTTCAATATCGCATGATTCCGTTCTGGATGAACGATGATCGGTGTGATGCCCTCTCTTTGCATTTCAAAAAAGAGTGTTTCAGCATATTGAGGAATCGTTGGTGTCGGAAACTCAATTAAAATGTACTGGTTTCCTTCATCAATAAATTGGAGTTTATCTTCTTCAATATCTTCAAAAAATTCTCCATTGATGCGAACTTCTTGTCCAGGGAAAATAGTTAGTGGAATCCCTCTGGCATCTAGTTCTTGCTGCACTTCATCGACTAAGCTCAAAATATCTTGTTTTTCATTATCCCAATGTCCATTTTTATAATGGGGTGACGCTAAAATATGTGTGATTCCTTCGGCTACAGCTTCGCGCGCCATGTCCATAGAATCTTCCATATCTTTTGCCCCATCATCTATACCTGGTAAAATATGGCAATGTAAATCAATCATGTATTATTCTCCTTTAGTTTTGCTCACTTAAATTATAGCTCATTATAAATCAAACTTTTAAAAAAAACTAGATGGTCCAGTTCTTCTTATTTTTTTCTTAATAAAGAAGACTCTCTATAGAAAAGAAATCTCTAGGTTAACTTCTTAACTGTTTTTCAAAAAAATAGCCTCACATCTCTACAAACTAGTTGTAGAAACGTAAGGCTTCTTGCTGATTATAATTTAAGTAATTGCTATATAAAGGAATGCAGCGATAGCTCCACCAATCATTGGTGCTACTATTGGAATCCAAGAGTAACCCCAGTCAGAGTTTCCTTTGTTTGCGATAGGTAACAATTGATGCGCAATACGCGGACCTAAGTCACGTGCAGGGTTGATTGCGTACCCTGTTGATCCTCCAAGAGAAAGACCAATTGAAAGAATTAAGACCCCAACTACTAATGGGTTTAATCCATCAGTAAATGTGTTTTTACCAAACATCATAAGTGCAAATACCAATACGAATGTACCGATAACTTCTGACATTACGTTGCCAACAGTGTTACGAATAGCTGGACCTGTTGCAAAAGTACCTAAAATATTACCTTGGTCTTTTGTTTCTTTAAAGTGTGGCATATAAGTTAACCATACTAGAACAGCTCCCAAAATACCTCCAAGTACTTGTGCAATAATAAACGGCAATACTAATGCCCAATCAAAATTACCAATAATAGCCATACCAAGTGTTACAGCTGGGTTCAAATGTGCTGGTCCCATAGATCCTGCAACATATACTGCGATCGTTACGGCTGCTCCCCATCCAAGTGCAATGACAACCCATCCTGATGCTTCAGCTTTACTTTTTTTCAAGTTAACGGCAGCACATACTCCGTCTCCAAGCAACACTAGCATCATCGTTCCTAAGAACTCGCTGAAAATTTGTAACATATCTCCACTCATCTATTTCCATCTCCTTTTAATTTTTTTAAATCAGACTCTGCAATTGCAGTGTTTAATTTCACAGTGTGAGCAGCTTTTGCTTCATCTGTCCAGCCATAATAGCGGGCCATTTCAGCAATCACTGGTTCTATTATACCATCTAAAGTGTCGCGCATAAACAACATGTGATTTGTGCGACGGATTAAGAAGTCCGCTGGTGTTAACGCCATCTCTTCATCCATAGCATACCGTAAACTTGCGGTATCTGCCAATGTTAATCCTTCGATTTGTTCGATTTCATCAATTAAAGCAAATACTTTCGGCGCGTTTGACCCGTATAAGTGAGCAAGGTAAGTTGCTTCAGATTCAATCAAGCCTTTTTCAATACCTAATTGTGCTAATTTTTCGGTTTCTTCATCCACTTCTTGCGGGTTGATTTCTCCACCAGATACGGGGTATTTAGCAGAATCAATCAATTCGTAAGAGATGTTGAAGTTGTTTTCTAAGATTTCAATCACAGCCTTCATTGCGCCGATAGCCATCTTACGGTAGTCTGTCAACTTCCCACCCGCTACTGTAATCAAGCCATCTTCATCAATATCCAACGCACTTCCACGAGAAATCGCTGAAGGGTTATCTTCTGATTCTGAATTGCCTGTTTCGATGTTTTTCAATACGTCTTCTACAGTATAACGGTCAACTTTCCCTTTTTGGAATTGCTCGATCGTAGAAATCACTTTATCAAAACTTTCGTCTTTGATTGGTTTACTGTTCCCTCCGTTGTAGTCAGATCCGCCATTTGATGAAATCAACGGACGCAATCCTGCCCAACTTGATTCGATATCGTCAAGCTTAATATCAGCTGAAGGGTAACGGTTATTAACGACTTCTAATAAATAATCGACGTCTTCTTGGTCAACGGTTGGATGTGCAAAATCGCCTTTGTAATCTGTATCTGTTGTTCCAAAATATGTTTTTTCTTCACGAGGAATCACGAATACCATACGGCCATCATTTTTTCCTGTGTCGAAATAAGTTGGTTGTGGAACGTATAATTTCTTGCTGTCTACAACTAAGTGAACCCCTTTTGTAGGGCGCATTTGTGGTACAGCGTCTAATTTAGCATCCATTTGGCGAATCGTATCCGACCAAGGACCAGTTGAATTCAAGATAACTCGAGCTTTGATGTCAAATGTTTCACCCGTTAGCAAATCTTCTACTGTTGCTCCACTAGCTTTATTGTTTTCATCATGTAAGATATTGACAACTTTCATACGGCTGACCATGTGTCCGCCATCTGCAGCAGCACGTTTGATGTTCTCAATCACTAAACGAGCATCGTTGTTGCGGTAGTCCAAGTAAACTCCTGCACCTAATAAACCTTCACTTTTTAGTTGTGGTTCGCGTTCTAGAACTTCCTCTTTTGTTAATGTGTAATTCGCATATTTTGTTCCAGTAACACTAGCTAATTGATCGTATAGATCCATTGCTACTTTTAAAGAGAACATAGAGAACGTAGAACCAGGTTCGTCATAGATTGGCAAAATCATTGGGTCAGCTTTGGGAATGTGTGGTGCGATTCCTTGAACGACAGCACGTTCTTGAACCGTATCCGCTACAACTTCAACATCGAAGTTTTTCAAATAGCGCAATCCTCCGTGAACTAATTTCGTTGAGCGTGAAGAGGTTCCTTCAGCAAAGTCTTGCATCTCCACAAGCCCTGTTTTAAGACCAGAAGCGCTGGCTTGCAAAGCAGTCCCAGCACCTGTGATTCCTCCACCAATAATTAAAACGTCCAATGTTTCTTCTTTTAAAGCTTTAATATCTTGTTTTCTTCGTTCAATTGAAAAAACCATAAATCGTTTCCTCCTTTTAAGCTTCTGGTTTAAACACTTGTGTAGCTTTAACAGCTAATTTCCAGTTTTTGTATAATTTTTCGCGCTCTGCATCTGACATTTGTGGCTCGAAGATACCGCCTTCTTCGTACATGTCTTTGATTTCGTCCATACTTTCCCAGAATCCAACAGCTAAACCAGCTAAGTAAGCTGCACCTAAAGCAGTCGTTTCTAAGTTGTGTGCACGTTGGACTTTTGTGCCTAAGATATCTGCTTGGAATTGCAATAACCAGTCGTTATTTGCAGCTCCGCCATCTACTTTCAACAATGGAATATCAATACCTGCGTCTTTGTTCATTGTATCAATAACATCGCGTGATTGGTAAGCAATAGATTGTAAAGTTGCTTTAACAAAGTCTTCTTTAGTCGTTCCACGGTTCAACCCAAAGACAGATCCACGTGCATCTGAATCCCAGTAAGGTGCTCCAAGTCCAGTGAAGGCTGGTACCACAAATACTTCGTTGTCGTTTTTAGACGCTTTAGCAAGTGCTTCTGAGTCAGCTGAATTTTCAATCATTTTTAATCCGTCACGCAACCATTGGATTGAAGAACCGGATACAAAAATACTTCCTTCTAAAGCATAGTAAATTTTGCCATTGATTCCATACCCAATCGTTGTTAACAAATTATTTTCTGACAATTGTGGTTTTTCACCTGTATTCATGACGATAAATGAACCCGTACCGTAAGTGTTTTTCACCATTCCAGGTTCAAAAGCCATTTGACCAAATAAAGCAGCTTGTTGGTCTCCAGCCATTCCTGAGATAGGAATATTCGCTCCATAGAAATGGTAGTTCGTTGTGTTTCCGTAAACTTCTGAGTTGGACTTCACTTCTGGCATCATAACGCTTGGAATATTCAATAAGTCTAAGATTTCTTGATCCCATTCTAATTTATGAATATTGAATAACATTGTACGGCTGGCATTTGAATAATCCGTAACGAATGAATCTCCACCCGTTAATTTCCATACTAACCATGTGTCCACCGTTCCAAACATCAACTCACCTTTTTCAGCGCGTTCTTGTGCGCCTTCTACATGGTCAAGGATCCAGCGAATTTTAGTAGCTGAGAAATAAGAGTCAATAATCAATCCTGTTTTTTCATGAATCATTTCAGAATATCCATCTTCATTTAATTTAGAAGCAATCGGTGCTGATTGGCGTGATTGCCAAACAATCGCATTGTAAATCGGACGTCCTGTTTTTTTATCCCAGATAATCGTTGTTTCACGTTGGTTTGTGATCCCAATTGCAGCAATTTCTTCTGGTTTGACACCGGATTCAATAAATGCTCCAGCAATTACAGATTGTACTGAATTCCAGATTTCATTTGGATTGTGTTCTACCCAACCACTTTGTGGGAAAATTTGCGTAAACTCTTTTTGTGAGCTCCCAATCGTATTTGTTTTCTTATCGTAAATAATTGCTCTTGAACTTGTTGTTCCTTGATCGATAGCCATAATGTATTTTTTCTCTGTCATGTTAAATTTCCTCCTAAGCTTTTGCAAGCGATTTCTATTTCTTCATGTACTTATTGTAACCGTTTTTCTTAGTGAAAAAATGTCATCTTTTTTTGGCTTTTGCAATTTTTTGAGAGGTTTTTAAATTTTGTGCTTTTTGGATTGGTTGGATTAGGTCGAATAAACTTAGTAATTAAGAACCTTATCCAGTCTAAACTAACTAACTTATGGTCCTTAACAACAGGGTATGCACCTTACCTATCAGCCAAATTAACGAATAAAGTCCATAAACCCCTTTTTAAGTCCGCAACAATAGAAACATTCTATCGTTAAGGTTCATAAATCCATTTATTGAGATAATTTTACATTAGTTGCATTTCGGCTGCGCCCGAAATGATCTAATCAGTATGTAAAAGTCAATTTATAATAAACGAAATTACATTTGCAGGCACGAAAAACTAGAAAGTAATTTTTTGCGGATATTCATATAAAAAGGAGTGTGCAAAATAATGATTTATAAAAAACGTGAAAAGTCTGACAAGTTACTTATACTGGAGTATTTGAAAAATCGGATTAAGTTTTCTCAAGAAAGCTGCAATGAGTACCAGAACCAAGTAAAAGGTTATCAAGGTGAGTGTTACTTCGATACACTGACAACTGGACTAACATGTGATTGTCTCGTTTTGAATGATCTACCACTAGCAATCGGCAGCACTGACTTTCAAATTGATGCATTGATCATCACTGCTCAAGAAATTTTGCTTTATGAAATAAAAAATTATGGTGGGGAATATATATACAACGATGGATTTCTGGTATCTACCCTATCTGGGAACTCCTTCCATAGCCCTACAGAAAGAATCAATCGGCATACTTCATTGTTGCAAAGCTTATTAGAAACTCATCAAATGAAACTACCCATCAAACCTTTTGTAGCGTTTGTGCACCCTGAATTTATGTTATACGATGTAAAAAATATACAAAAAACTTTGGTACGTGCAACTTTCCCAAAGCATTTCAGAAATTTAACTGCACGGTTAGAAGCTCTTTCACCAAAACACTTTCTTCTCGCTAAAACATTATGCGAACTGTCTGCTCAAACAAAACCTTATTTAAATGGTGTGCCGGAATATACTTATAAGGAATGTAAAAAAGGCATCATTTGCTTAGAATGCGAGCAATTCATACCGGAGATTGAGCCTAGAAGTATATTCTGCACATGCAAAGCCTGCGGAAATAATGAACGAGTTTCAAC from the Carnobacterium inhibens subsp. inhibens DSM 13024 genome contains:
- a CDS encoding PTS sugar transporter subunit IIB encodes the protein MKVIMVCSGGMSSAIVVKAIKAEAAKQDFDLDMIAVGSGAVEDELKDGDYKLLLVAPQVKHQYATFEKYANENGVPIDKVEPMGYTPIGAPKTLELIKKYR
- a CDS encoding nuclease-related domain-containing protein, with protein sequence MIYKKREKSDKLLILEYLKNRIKFSQESCNEYQNQVKGYQGECYFDTLTTGLTCDCLVLNDLPLAIGSTDFQIDALIITAQEILLYEIKNYGGEYIYNDGFLVSTLSGNSFHSPTERINRHTSLLQSLLETHQMKLPIKPFVAFVHPEFMLYDVKNIQKTLVRATFPKHFRNLTARLEALSPKHFLLAKTLCELSAQTKPYLNGVPEYTYKECKKGIICLECEQFIPEIEPRSIFCTCKACGNNERVSTLISRHVLEYKRLFPDRKLTTAAIYNWCGGVCAARRIRSVLQKDYKAASTGKGSYYF
- a CDS encoding tyrosine-protein phosphatase; this translates as MIDLHCHILPGIDDGAKDMEDSMDMAREAVAEGITHILASPHYKNGHWDNEKQDILSLVDEVQQELDARGIPLTIFPGQEVRINGEFFEDIEEDKLQFIDEGNQYILIEFPTPTIPQYAETLFFEMQREGITPIIVHPERNHAILKDPNKLLSFVEKGALAQLTAASYTGGFGKEIQKISKQLIEANLVHYIASDAHNVGSRSFHMKEAYQKLEKEFGPEKASEYHQVTKDLINGEPIYTATPQPIKKAKFLGLF
- a CDS encoding PTS sugar transporter subunit IIC, producing the protein MTNFLNWLETKFMPPLAKLSEQKHLKAIRDGVISTLSLIIIGCFFLVIGNPPIASWAEAIAPYAAQIAIPFRITTGLMSLYAAYGMGYSLSKSYKLDGVSGGVLSLATFLMLTVPVNVDASLPEGEAIGWVLPMGNLGGSGMFSAILAMVFAVEVLRLFKQKNLMLKMPEQVPESVARSFEALIPGTFVIVFVWIIRVLLGFDINQILINIFTPLNNILGNNLLGVLLPVVLITMLWAAGVHGVSVIGSIVRPMWLVMLEANGQALVSGTPGNELPYIAPEQFYQWLVWIGGSGATLSLCILLLFTKSAYLKQVGRFSIIPSIFNINEPLIFGTPIVMNPILAIPFVVAPSVTTTISYFAVKFGVINGFSVNAPWTLPAPIGAFLSAGNDWKAAALVMINMTIAALIYYPFVKVYDKKMVEEEHSEMAEKNNLQTDTVAG
- the glpO gene encoding type 1 glycerol-3-phosphate oxidase yields the protein MVFSIERRKQDIKALKEETLDVLIIGGGITGAGTALQASASGLKTGLVEMQDFAEGTSSRSTKLVHGGLRYLKNFDVEVVADTVQERAVVQGIAPHIPKADPMILPIYDEPGSTFSMFSLKVAMDLYDQLASVTGTKYANYTLTKEEVLEREPQLKSEGLLGAGVYLDYRNNDARLVIENIKRAAADGGHMVSRMKVVNILHDENNKASGATVEDLLTGETFDIKARVILNSTGPWSDTIRQMDAKLDAVPQMRPTKGVHLVVDSKKLYVPQPTYFDTGKNDGRMVFVIPREEKTYFGTTDTDYKGDFAHPTVDQEDVDYLLEVVNNRYPSADIKLDDIESSWAGLRPLISSNGGSDYNGGNSKPIKDESFDKVISTIEQFQKGKVDRYTVEDVLKNIETGNSESEDNPSAISRGSALDIDEDGLITVAGGKLTDYRKMAIGAMKAVIEILENNFNISYELIDSAKYPVSGGEINPQEVDEETEKLAQLGIEKGLIESEATYLAHLYGSNAPKVFALIDEIEQIEGLTLADTASLRYAMDEEMALTPADFLIRRTNHMLFMRDTLDGIIEPVIAEMARYYGWTDEAKAAHTVKLNTAIAESDLKKLKGDGNR
- a CDS encoding MIP/aquaporin family protein, encoding MSGDMLQIFSEFLGTMMLVLLGDGVCAAVNLKKSKAEASGWVVIALGWGAAVTIAVYVAGSMGPAHLNPAVTLGMAIIGNFDWALVLPFIIAQVLGGILGAVLVWLTYMPHFKETKDQGNILGTFATGPAIRNTVGNVMSEVIGTFVLVFALMMFGKNTFTDGLNPLVVGVLILSIGLSLGGSTGYAINPARDLGPRIAHQLLPIANKGNSDWGYSWIPIVAPMIGGAIAAFLYIAIT
- a CDS encoding GNAT family N-acetyltransferase, coding for MLDYRKIREDEIHQMVAIRDYCFRNHYTGQTLEDFLHWAKVSNSIGAFNGESLAGQVMAFPLEIAIHGQLFPMGGISFVATYPEYRNEGVMKQLLMRVLEEMRAQGQLVSVLGPFSVSFYRHFGWDLFFDKVQYKFPSHLFSMKKGDMGNIERFNYKENREQLARVKEVYQTYALKTNGLMIRNEEWWKRLEMRQPDALFALSIDKNGQPQGFIRYVMNDLTFEVLDQIALNVSAEQALWEFIRVHRSNFTEVIGTSAVHQSFGSQWDEPQFKKEVVHDTMIRIVDVERFLAAYPFQALTKRLYLKVTDVFAPWNQGIYAIDSQSVVKVNEQEVARENCLEMDIASLSSYLAGYHELNWYHYHEKVIASECVLNEWDRVVPKEQPQFYGHF
- the glpK gene encoding glycerol kinase GlpK, which produces MTEKKYIMAIDQGTTSSRAIIYDKKTNTIGSSQKEFTQIFPQSGWVEHNPNEIWNSVQSVIAGAFIESGVKPEEIAAIGITNQRETTIIWDKKTGRPIYNAIVWQSRQSAPIASKLNEDGYSEMIHEKTGLIIDSYFSATKIRWILDHVEGAQERAEKGELMFGTVDTWLVWKLTGGDSFVTDYSNASRTMLFNIHKLEWDQEILDLLNIPSVMMPEVKSNSEVYGNTTNYHFYGANIPISGMAGDQQAALFGQMAFEPGMVKNTYGTGSFIVMNTGEKPQLSENNLLTTIGYGINGKIYYALEGSIFVSGSSIQWLRDGLKMIENSADSEALAKASKNDNEVFVVPAFTGLGAPYWDSDARGSVFGLNRGTTKEDFVKATLQSIAYQSRDVIDTMNKDAGIDIPLLKVDGGAANNDWLLQFQADILGTKVQRAHNLETTALGAAYLAGLAVGFWESMDEIKDMYEEGGIFEPQMSDAEREKLYKNWKLAVKATQVFKPEA
- a CDS encoding SGNH/GDSL hydrolase family protein; translated protein: MKQKKKLHQKNSTFGIVILLMAIFIIFFNITKENHTLAQKNENYKLSDTYRNESLLDRAMFVTERDDEVTIAVLGSSVTFGKGATEDQPVWGDLLEAGLNEMDGIIAKVINHGYSGYSTADLISREKIEAVIKDNPDIIIFELCLINNNRYPQNDINQTKLDIQWIMDRFSEELPDTLVILQTANPTIYNDVFLEDGKVTYDQYNNEIAEYVKAQQWPFIDTYHLMQNKMEVQNLSIEEMLDDNVHPNGVGYNLWFELLKERLNMPVKELH